The following proteins are co-located in the Chitinivibrio alkaliphilus ACht1 genome:
- a CDS encoding PPC domain-containing DNA-binding protein has translation MFVKGFSVQETLVGSFDHGDDLLLSLKQLCKERDISAGRIEVIGSVEEAKIKYFYKKRKMFDGVFYRKSMEIVSCIGTITTHEGEPFIHCHISLADHEGVLYGGHLAEGTRLYSSEFNIAVYEYSGKTLERHHDAESNLLLLK, from the coding sequence ATGTTTGTAAAAGGTTTTTCGGTGCAGGAAACTCTCGTTGGGTCTTTTGATCATGGTGATGATTTACTGCTTTCTCTCAAACAGTTGTGTAAAGAGCGTGATATTTCAGCCGGCCGAATAGAAGTGATCGGGTCGGTGGAGGAAGCCAAGATAAAATATTTTTACAAAAAGCGGAAAATGTTTGACGGCGTATTTTATCGCAAAAGCATGGAGATTGTTTCCTGTATTGGTACAATTACCACACATGAGGGTGAGCCCTTTATTCACTGCCATATTTCCTTAGCCGACCATGAAGGGGTTCTTTATGGGGGGCATTTGGCAGAGGGTACTCGTTTATACTCTTCGGAATTTAATATTGCGGTGTATGAATATAGTGGAAAAACCCTTGAGCGTCAT
- the hrpA gene encoding ATP-dependent RNA helicase HrpA, with translation MAIELPIREKEEDIKQQIRDEQVVIIAGETGSGKTTQLPQFCRELGLHRRGRIAVTQPRRIAATSTAQRVAEELGSALGDKVGYKIRFSQEVQAQTDTVFMTDGLLLNEIARDRMLRDYSVVIIDEAHERSLNIDILLAFLRRLMEKRRDIKIIISSATIDTELFSRHFEDAPIISVSGRMYPVEILYDPPEEEQDYIQKTLAAVDAISAEDMHGDILIFMPTERDIREVCEKLAGRQQNSSVLPLFARLGKKEQNRIFTRSSRRKIIGATNIAETSLTIPGISFVVDTGLARINRYSPSLRTNRLPVEQISKAEANQRAGRSGRMAGGICIRLYTEKEFSSFSEFRTAEIRRSNLAGVVLSLLNYGITSVEEFPFPEKPSSQAVRDAFVQLWELGAIDTKRRLTSLGKSMARLPLEPHISRMMLQAKKEHISHEAALICAALSIVDPRERPKDKAQEADERHRAYAGSSDFTTLLHLWEAYHDAFEKRGSQSAKRAYCRENFLNYKRMREWGDVYGQIRRILKITPHSSREKFSSPQAFETALHRTILSGLVSSVATYDREEKCYRATRNRLVYLFPGSVIVRAKETPPWIMAHEIVETSRVFARGVAPIDPAWIVELFPHLIKKTHGPPFYDAEKETVLCTEQRFFSGLQLASGRKRFYGNIDPVVARDMYMREALVEGAMVDPPAVIAENRKRWCALQEEQAKIRSGDYICSPEELVQMYAERLGTVASTRDLAGVLRKKGSRFLHISEEEMCITAIPDAAAAFPDAFTVGSHSFPLSYAFTPGKEQDGITVRIPAKESVHLSQEAFSWVVSPLWAEKIEALLRQLPKAERKRFVPLSESGRFLAGVLDTREKDFLEALLKSIRKEYGISISRERFSEAALPEHLRLRIVLHTEGEEVFVTRDAAALGDKMSLGDGAHGRIQKEIQEQERRGIISWDMEEIPRREIISHSSEGIPLWGYPALVPDTIGVRRTVYTEEEKAIEAHYRGVSALLKTMLRSEWRYCKKELRIPKKLHLAAHPYGGEKKLCAAAAESISEAAFRAPLEVVRQRPEYEDLLKGRKMLLRRAGSEFSLHMERLLEQLRKNYDFIEKLSAKNRGIHREKIARELRDDLDIYMEQFTDGFCPYEVYQYYPRYMTAFYYRIEKAFTAPAKYAKLIAPLHEYQDAVAHIIEQFDNFRVPQQYDLLHLLFMIEELGVQFFCTSPCAHGVCRERKESNHPS, from the coding sequence ATGGCCATAGAGCTTCCCATTCGGGAAAAAGAAGAGGATATTAAGCAGCAGATACGTGACGAGCAGGTGGTGATTATCGCCGGTGAGACCGGCTCGGGTAAGACAACACAGCTGCCACAGTTTTGTCGCGAGCTTGGTTTGCATCGTCGCGGGAGAATTGCCGTGACACAGCCGCGCCGTATTGCTGCAACGTCTACGGCACAGCGCGTGGCGGAAGAGTTGGGTAGTGCACTCGGTGATAAGGTTGGGTATAAAATCCGCTTCTCCCAGGAAGTACAGGCCCAGACCGATACTGTGTTTATGACCGATGGGTTGCTTCTCAATGAGATTGCCAGAGATCGAATGCTACGTGACTACTCTGTCGTTATTATTGATGAAGCGCACGAACGAAGTTTGAATATTGATATTTTACTCGCCTTCCTCAGACGGCTCATGGAGAAGCGCCGGGATATAAAAATTATCATATCTTCGGCAACTATCGACACGGAACTTTTCTCCCGCCATTTTGAGGATGCTCCCATTATCTCAGTATCAGGGCGTATGTATCCCGTGGAGATACTCTATGATCCCCCTGAGGAGGAGCAAGACTACATTCAAAAAACCTTGGCGGCTGTGGACGCCATTTCGGCAGAAGATATGCATGGAGATATTCTCATTTTTATGCCCACGGAGCGCGATATTCGGGAAGTGTGTGAAAAACTTGCCGGGAGACAGCAAAACAGCAGTGTGCTTCCCCTTTTTGCGCGTCTGGGAAAAAAAGAACAGAATCGTATTTTTACACGATCATCCCGTCGAAAAATTATTGGTGCCACGAATATTGCTGAGACTTCCTTAACAATCCCGGGGATTTCCTTTGTTGTTGATACGGGGCTCGCCCGTATTAATCGCTACTCACCGTCTCTACGGACAAATCGTCTTCCCGTAGAGCAAATTTCAAAAGCAGAGGCAAATCAACGAGCAGGTCGCAGTGGTCGTATGGCAGGGGGAATTTGTATCCGCCTGTATACAGAAAAGGAGTTCTCCTCTTTTTCAGAATTTCGCACGGCAGAAATTCGGCGATCAAACCTTGCCGGGGTGGTGCTCAGCTTGCTAAACTACGGTATTACATCGGTTGAGGAGTTTCCTTTTCCTGAAAAACCATCCTCTCAGGCTGTACGTGATGCCTTTGTACAGCTGTGGGAACTGGGCGCCATAGATACAAAGCGTCGGCTTACCTCCCTTGGCAAGAGCATGGCCCGTCTTCCCCTAGAGCCCCATATTTCCCGCATGATGCTCCAGGCAAAAAAAGAACATATCTCCCATGAGGCGGCGCTTATCTGTGCAGCCCTTTCCATTGTTGATCCGCGAGAGCGTCCCAAGGATAAAGCGCAGGAGGCAGATGAGCGACATCGGGCTTATGCGGGGTCCTCCGATTTTACCACCCTCTTACATCTCTGGGAGGCCTACCATGATGCCTTTGAAAAACGGGGGAGTCAAAGCGCTAAACGGGCGTACTGTCGTGAAAATTTTCTTAATTATAAGCGAATGCGGGAGTGGGGTGATGTCTATGGCCAAATTCGACGCATCCTCAAAATTACCCCCCACTCATCTCGTGAGAAATTCTCTTCTCCCCAAGCCTTTGAAACTGCGTTGCATCGCACAATTCTTTCCGGTTTGGTGTCGTCAGTAGCCACCTACGACAGGGAGGAAAAATGCTATCGGGCCACACGAAATCGCTTGGTATATCTATTCCCTGGGTCTGTCATTGTCCGTGCAAAAGAGACTCCACCATGGATTATGGCCCATGAAATTGTTGAGACAAGCCGGGTCTTTGCTCGCGGGGTTGCCCCCATTGATCCCGCATGGATTGTAGAACTTTTTCCCCATCTTATAAAAAAGACCCATGGTCCTCCCTTTTACGATGCAGAAAAAGAAACAGTCTTGTGTACTGAGCAACGTTTTTTTTCAGGGTTGCAGCTTGCCTCTGGCCGTAAGCGGTTTTATGGGAATATTGATCCTGTGGTGGCGCGCGATATGTACATGCGGGAAGCCCTTGTGGAAGGGGCCATGGTAGATCCTCCGGCGGTAATTGCTGAAAACAGAAAACGGTGGTGTGCCTTGCAGGAGGAACAGGCCAAAATTCGTAGTGGTGATTATATTTGTTCCCCTGAAGAATTGGTTCAGATGTATGCGGAACGCCTGGGGACGGTTGCCTCTACCCGAGATTTGGCCGGAGTGTTGCGTAAGAAGGGGAGTCGCTTTTTGCATATATCAGAAGAGGAGATGTGTATCACGGCGATTCCCGATGCTGCCGCCGCATTTCCCGACGCCTTTACTGTGGGTAGTCACTCCTTTCCTCTCTCCTACGCCTTTACTCCGGGAAAAGAGCAGGACGGTATCACCGTGCGTATTCCTGCAAAGGAGAGTGTTCACTTATCCCAAGAAGCATTTAGTTGGGTGGTTTCACCGCTTTGGGCAGAAAAAATTGAGGCCTTGTTACGGCAGCTTCCCAAGGCAGAGCGAAAACGATTTGTCCCTCTATCAGAGAGTGGACGTTTCCTTGCCGGGGTGTTGGATACACGGGAAAAGGATTTCTTGGAGGCGCTTCTCAAGAGTATTCGAAAAGAGTATGGTATCAGCATTTCGCGTGAGCGCTTCTCTGAAGCTGCCTTGCCGGAACACCTGCGTCTTCGCATTGTTCTTCATACAGAGGGGGAGGAGGTCTTTGTCACGCGAGATGCAGCTGCCTTGGGGGATAAAATGTCCCTTGGTGATGGCGCCCATGGACGTATACAAAAAGAGATTCAAGAGCAGGAGCGGCGGGGGATTATTTCCTGGGATATGGAAGAGATTCCCCGCCGTGAGATAATCAGTCACTCCTCCGAGGGAATACCGCTGTGGGGCTATCCTGCCTTGGTTCCTGATACAATCGGTGTTCGTCGTACAGTGTATACCGAGGAAGAGAAGGCCATAGAAGCACATTATCGCGGTGTTTCTGCCCTGCTGAAAACCATGCTCCGGAGCGAGTGGCGGTATTGTAAGAAAGAGCTCCGTATACCGAAAAAACTTCACCTTGCAGCTCATCCCTATGGGGGAGAAAAAAAACTCTGTGCAGCTGCTGCTGAAAGTATTTCCGAGGCAGCTTTTCGTGCGCCCTTGGAGGTTGTACGTCAGCGCCCTGAGTATGAAGATCTTCTCAAGGGCCGAAAAATGCTTTTGCGTCGTGCCGGCAGCGAGTTCTCTCTTCATATGGAGCGTCTCTTGGAGCAGCTTCGTAAAAACTATGATTTTATTGAGAAACTGAGTGCAAAAAACAGGGGGATTCATCGCGAAAAAATTGCCCGTGAATTACGGGATGATTTAGATATTTACATGGAGCAATTCACCGACGGATTTTGTCCCTATGAAGTATATCAGTACTATCCACGCTATATGACAGCATTTTATTATCGTATTGAGAAAGCCTTTACTGCTCCAGCAAAGTATGCAAAACTTATTGCCCCCCTTCATGAGTATCAAGATGCTGTTGCGCATATTATCGAACAATTTGATAATTTTCGTGTTCCACAGCAGTATGATTTATTACATTTACTGTTCATGATAGAGGAATTGGGGGTGCAGTTTTTTTGCACATCCCCGTGTGCGCACGGTGTGTGCCGTGAGCGAAAAGAAAGTAACCACCCTTCTTAA